One part of the Solanum dulcamara chromosome 8, daSolDulc1.2, whole genome shotgun sequence genome encodes these proteins:
- the LOC129901009 gene encoding uncharacterized protein LOC129901009 isoform X2: protein MVSPHGIKLAVYLISSYFGDLNAKVCDCLLRRGTLSLAQVVSFTELSRENVRNCLLVLIHHSCVQAFAVQQQGGFGEGPKVITQYMALFDNIIHKLRFPKFIEIVSEELGKECEEIFEGLLQHGRLSLSQIIDRYKQASKQDSSADSARDSFNSLVNARFVERCPAPEPFLEPPSAEETTAKKRGAKSTKIQAQTMEQRALAAAAPMESLRFLVEDIWNDSVEKTDKKTTDVTCGMKRKQDNLESNTELQDTDENKVLWRANFEEFIRRLRHKACVANVKVRVNNDAAIVLAAILELSRHSETKLRIDNSVPQSINAIYDEVIKREGGLGMDLERIRASLVELGCEAPLMEIDETYSVDLKNIIEQARIEEMESIVLKRYGREAYRMFRLLSKADRLVETDKISDTTFVEKKDAVKILFKLWKDDYLEMKKVITRAAKQSEFILWKINKQSLWEHVLDEMYHAALNLRLRITHEKEQEKEILQMPKDKLVGEVGNKYMRLRKVCIILESSLMNLDDSLMLFHDF, encoded by the exons ATGGTTTCGCCGCACGGCATCAAGCTCGCTGTTTATCTCATCTCTTCTTACTTCGGCGATCTTAATGCT AAGGTTTGCGACTGTCTGTTGCGAAGAGGAACACTATCTTTAGCTCAGGTTGTAAGTTTCACAGAGCTTAGCAGAGAGAATGTTAGGAACTGTTTGCTTGTGCTTATTCATCACAGTTGTGTTCAAGCTTTCGCAGTGCAACAACAAG GTGGATTTGGGGAGGGACCAAAAGTTATTACACAATACATGGCACTATTTGacaacataatacataaattgagATTCCCTAAGTTTATAGAGATTGTGTCTGAGGAGCTGGGAAAAGAG TGTGAAGAGATTTTTGAAGGGTTGCTTCAGCATGGTAGGCTTTCACTCAGCCAAATTATAGATAGATACAAGCAGGCTTCGAAACAAG ATTCTAGCGCTGATTCTGCACGAGATAGCTTCAACAGCCTTGTTAACGCTAGATTTGTGGAACGCTGTCCTGCCCCTGAACCATTTCTTGAACCACCTTCTGCAGAGGAAACTACTGCAAAGAAACGAGGTGCTAAATCTACCAAG ATTCAAGCACAAACCATGGAACAACGAGCCTTAGCAGCAGCAGCTCCAATGGAATCCTTGAGATTCTTAGTTGAAGACATCTGGAATGATTCTGTGGAAAAAACTGACAAAAAGACTACTgatgtgacatgtggcatgaag CGGAAGCAAGATAATTTGGAGTCAAACACAGAACTGCAGGATACAGATGAAAATAAAGTACTTTGGCGTGCCAATTTTGAAGAATTCATTCGCCGCTTGAGACACAAG GCTTGTGTTGCAAATGTGAAAGTACGTGTCAACAATGATGCTGCCATTGTTCTTGCTGCGATCCTGGAGTTGAGTAGACATTCTGAAACTAAATTGAGAATCGATAACTCAG TTCCTCAGTCCATAAATGCTATTTATGATGAAGTGATAAAGAGGGAAGGTGGTCTTGGTATGGACCTGGAACGTATCAGAGCTTCCCTTGTTGAATTAGGATGTGAAGCTCCATTGATGGAAATAGATGAAACTTATAGTGTAG ATTTGAAGAACATTATTGAACAGGCTCGCATTGAAGAG ATGGAATCCATTGTATTGAAAAGATATGGGAGGGAGGCCTACAGGATGTTCAGATTACTCTCGAAAGCTGATCGTCTTGTTGAAACGGATAAG ATTTCAGATACCACATTTGTTGAAAAGAAAGACGCAGTCAAGATTCTATTTAAGCTGTGGAAAGATGACTACTTAGAGATGAAG AAAGTTATTACACGTGCAGCAAAGCAATCAGAATTCATTCTGTGGAAAATTAATAAGCAGTCTCTTTGGGAACATGTTCTAGATGAAATGTACCATGCTGCCCTTAATTTGAGATTGAGAATAACACATGAGAAAGAGCAGGAAAAAGAG ATTCTGCAGATGCCCAAAGATAAGCTGGTAGGAGAAGTGGGGAACAAATACATGCGCCTAAGAAAAGTTTGCATTATTCTGGAATCTTCTCTAATGAATCTTGATGATTCTCTCATGCTCTTCCATGACTTCTAA
- the LOC129901009 gene encoding uncharacterized protein LOC129901009 isoform X1: protein MVSPHGIKLAVYLISSYFGDLNAKVCDCLLRRGTLSLAQVVSFTELSRENVRNCLLVLIHHSCVQAFAVQQQGGFGEGPKVITQYMALFDNIIHKLRFPKFIEIVSEELGKECEEIFEGLLQHGRLSLSQIIDRYKQASKQGDSSADSARDSFNSLVNARFVERCPAPEPFLEPPSAEETTAKKRGAKSTKIQAQTMEQRALAAAAPMESLRFLVEDIWNDSVEKTDKKTTDVTCGMKRKQDNLESNTELQDTDENKVLWRANFEEFIRRLRHKACVANVKVRVNNDAAIVLAAILELSRHSETKLRIDNSVPQSINAIYDEVIKREGGLGMDLERIRASLVELGCEAPLMEIDETYSVDLKNIIEQARIEEMESIVLKRYGREAYRMFRLLSKADRLVETDKISDTTFVEKKDAVKILFKLWKDDYLEMKKVITRAAKQSEFILWKINKQSLWEHVLDEMYHAALNLRLRITHEKEQEKEILQMPKDKLVGEVGNKYMRLRKVCIILESSLMNLDDSLMLFHDF from the exons ATGGTTTCGCCGCACGGCATCAAGCTCGCTGTTTATCTCATCTCTTCTTACTTCGGCGATCTTAATGCT AAGGTTTGCGACTGTCTGTTGCGAAGAGGAACACTATCTTTAGCTCAGGTTGTAAGTTTCACAGAGCTTAGCAGAGAGAATGTTAGGAACTGTTTGCTTGTGCTTATTCATCACAGTTGTGTTCAAGCTTTCGCAGTGCAACAACAAG GTGGATTTGGGGAGGGACCAAAAGTTATTACACAATACATGGCACTATTTGacaacataatacataaattgagATTCCCTAAGTTTATAGAGATTGTGTCTGAGGAGCTGGGAAAAGAG TGTGAAGAGATTTTTGAAGGGTTGCTTCAGCATGGTAGGCTTTCACTCAGCCAAATTATAGATAGATACAAGCAGGCTTCGAAACAAG GAGATTCTAGCGCTGATTCTGCACGAGATAGCTTCAACAGCCTTGTTAACGCTAGATTTGTGGAACGCTGTCCTGCCCCTGAACCATTTCTTGAACCACCTTCTGCAGAGGAAACTACTGCAAAGAAACGAGGTGCTAAATCTACCAAG ATTCAAGCACAAACCATGGAACAACGAGCCTTAGCAGCAGCAGCTCCAATGGAATCCTTGAGATTCTTAGTTGAAGACATCTGGAATGATTCTGTGGAAAAAACTGACAAAAAGACTACTgatgtgacatgtggcatgaag CGGAAGCAAGATAATTTGGAGTCAAACACAGAACTGCAGGATACAGATGAAAATAAAGTACTTTGGCGTGCCAATTTTGAAGAATTCATTCGCCGCTTGAGACACAAG GCTTGTGTTGCAAATGTGAAAGTACGTGTCAACAATGATGCTGCCATTGTTCTTGCTGCGATCCTGGAGTTGAGTAGACATTCTGAAACTAAATTGAGAATCGATAACTCAG TTCCTCAGTCCATAAATGCTATTTATGATGAAGTGATAAAGAGGGAAGGTGGTCTTGGTATGGACCTGGAACGTATCAGAGCTTCCCTTGTTGAATTAGGATGTGAAGCTCCATTGATGGAAATAGATGAAACTTATAGTGTAG ATTTGAAGAACATTATTGAACAGGCTCGCATTGAAGAG ATGGAATCCATTGTATTGAAAAGATATGGGAGGGAGGCCTACAGGATGTTCAGATTACTCTCGAAAGCTGATCGTCTTGTTGAAACGGATAAG ATTTCAGATACCACATTTGTTGAAAAGAAAGACGCAGTCAAGATTCTATTTAAGCTGTGGAAAGATGACTACTTAGAGATGAAG AAAGTTATTACACGTGCAGCAAAGCAATCAGAATTCATTCTGTGGAAAATTAATAAGCAGTCTCTTTGGGAACATGTTCTAGATGAAATGTACCATGCTGCCCTTAATTTGAGATTGAGAATAACACATGAGAAAGAGCAGGAAAAAGAG ATTCTGCAGATGCCCAAAGATAAGCTGGTAGGAGAAGTGGGGAACAAATACATGCGCCTAAGAAAAGTTTGCATTATTCTGGAATCTTCTCTAATGAATCTTGATGATTCTCTCATGCTCTTCCATGACTTCTAA
- the LOC129901009 gene encoding uncharacterized protein LOC129901009 isoform X3 yields the protein MVSPHGIKLAVYLISSYFGDLNAKVCDCLLRRGTLSLAQVVSFTELSRENVRNCLLVLIHHSCVQAFAVQQQGGFGEGPKVITQYMALFDNIIHKLRFPKFIEIVSEELGKECEEIFEGLLQHGRLSLSQIIDRYKQASKQGDSSADSARDSFNSLVNARFVERCPAPEPFLEPPSAEETTAKKRGAKSTKIQAQTMEQRALAAAAPMESLRFLVEDIWNDSVEKTDKKTTDVTCGMKRKQDNLESNTELQDTDENKVLWRANFEEFIRRLRHKACVANVKVRVNNDAAIVLAAILELSRHSETKLRIDNSVPQSINAIYDEVIKREGGLGMDLERIRASLVELGCEAPLMEIDETYSVDLKNIIEQARIEEMESIVLKRYGREAYRMFRLLSKADRLVETDKISDTTFVEKKDAVKILFKLWKDDYLEMKQQFSHCLLNSPSTMKQKSNADNNEASEFR from the exons ATGGTTTCGCCGCACGGCATCAAGCTCGCTGTTTATCTCATCTCTTCTTACTTCGGCGATCTTAATGCT AAGGTTTGCGACTGTCTGTTGCGAAGAGGAACACTATCTTTAGCTCAGGTTGTAAGTTTCACAGAGCTTAGCAGAGAGAATGTTAGGAACTGTTTGCTTGTGCTTATTCATCACAGTTGTGTTCAAGCTTTCGCAGTGCAACAACAAG GTGGATTTGGGGAGGGACCAAAAGTTATTACACAATACATGGCACTATTTGacaacataatacataaattgagATTCCCTAAGTTTATAGAGATTGTGTCTGAGGAGCTGGGAAAAGAG TGTGAAGAGATTTTTGAAGGGTTGCTTCAGCATGGTAGGCTTTCACTCAGCCAAATTATAGATAGATACAAGCAGGCTTCGAAACAAG GAGATTCTAGCGCTGATTCTGCACGAGATAGCTTCAACAGCCTTGTTAACGCTAGATTTGTGGAACGCTGTCCTGCCCCTGAACCATTTCTTGAACCACCTTCTGCAGAGGAAACTACTGCAAAGAAACGAGGTGCTAAATCTACCAAG ATTCAAGCACAAACCATGGAACAACGAGCCTTAGCAGCAGCAGCTCCAATGGAATCCTTGAGATTCTTAGTTGAAGACATCTGGAATGATTCTGTGGAAAAAACTGACAAAAAGACTACTgatgtgacatgtggcatgaag CGGAAGCAAGATAATTTGGAGTCAAACACAGAACTGCAGGATACAGATGAAAATAAAGTACTTTGGCGTGCCAATTTTGAAGAATTCATTCGCCGCTTGAGACACAAG GCTTGTGTTGCAAATGTGAAAGTACGTGTCAACAATGATGCTGCCATTGTTCTTGCTGCGATCCTGGAGTTGAGTAGACATTCTGAAACTAAATTGAGAATCGATAACTCAG TTCCTCAGTCCATAAATGCTATTTATGATGAAGTGATAAAGAGGGAAGGTGGTCTTGGTATGGACCTGGAACGTATCAGAGCTTCCCTTGTTGAATTAGGATGTGAAGCTCCATTGATGGAAATAGATGAAACTTATAGTGTAG ATTTGAAGAACATTATTGAACAGGCTCGCATTGAAGAG ATGGAATCCATTGTATTGAAAAGATATGGGAGGGAGGCCTACAGGATGTTCAGATTACTCTCGAAAGCTGATCGTCTTGTTGAAACGGATAAG ATTTCAGATACCACATTTGTTGAAAAGAAAGACGCAGTCAAGATTCTATTTAAGCTGTGGAAAGATGACTACTTAGAGATGAAG CAGCAATTCTCTCACTGTCTTTTGAACTCTCCATCCACGATGAAGCAGAAAAGTAATGCGGACAATAATGAAGCATCAGAGTTCAGATAA